Proteins encoded in a region of the Pseudomonas shahriarae genome:
- a CDS encoding TfoX/Sxy family protein, with protein MNDELQHLKNLGKTSAQWLHAVGIHSASDLRRLGAVDAYRAVRSRGFRASKVLLYAIEGALMDVHWNDIPTERKEALNRQLEVLSVRNKN; from the coding sequence ATGAACGATGAGCTGCAACACCTGAAAAACCTTGGCAAGACCTCTGCGCAATGGCTGCATGCGGTGGGCATCCATAGCGCTTCAGACCTGCGTCGCCTGGGCGCCGTGGACGCCTATCGGGCGGTACGCAGTCGTGGCTTTCGGGCGTCCAAAGTCCTGCTGTATGCCATCGAAGGCGCATTGATGGATGTGCATTGGAACGATATTCCAACTGAGCGCAAGGAAGCCTTGAATCGCCAATTGGAA
- a CDS encoding pentapeptide repeat-containing protein: MGQPKLLDTPLYALLHKDDIHGFNQERPKDGPIDMRGGDFRGLDLRHLDAEGVDFTDAYFRSADLRGLDLRACALEGASLAHAQISGTYFPPELSADEILMSVNFGTRLRYRTR, from the coding sequence ATGGGCCAGCCGAAGTTGCTTGATACCCCGCTCTACGCGCTGCTGCATAAAGATGACATCCATGGCTTCAATCAGGAACGCCCCAAGGATGGCCCCATTGATATGCGTGGCGGTGACTTCCGCGGGCTCGACCTGCGCCACCTGGATGCCGAGGGCGTGGATTTTACCGACGCCTATTTCCGTTCGGCCGATTTGCGTGGCCTGGACCTGCGCGCTTGCGCGCTGGAAGGCGCCAGCTTGGCCCATGCGCAGATTTCGGGCACTTACTTCCCGCCTGAGCTGAGCGCTGACGAGATCCTGATGTCGGTCAATTTCGGCACTCGCCTGCGTTACCGCACCCGCTGA